The stretch of DNA GACGAGTTTTAACAAGTCTCTTACTCTTCACCAAATCACCAAAAAACATGAAGTGTTTCCACCATTCCTCAAAGGGGATGAAATCCACAGCCAaccatttataaattttattccaaACTTGAATTGAGAcataacaattaaaaaataaatgatctatgtcttcttcttctctaaagCAAAACACGCAACAAAATTCACGTGGATTATTGATAATTCATTTTCTTACCAAAGTCATACGGGTCAGAAGTCGTGCTAATAACAATCTTCATCCAAATATGTTCACTTTAGACGGTACATCGTTCACCCATAAATCTTGCAGCGCATCCACCACATTACTATTAATAGTCAAAAATGAATCACAGTTTTGCAAGAAACAATATGTTGATTTTACCGTAAACATACCAGCATGGTTCATGAGCCATTTTCGATGATCCAAACATTCCTTCTTAGGCCTAATATCTGCTAGCAAAATCGACATCTCAGTTGCAGCATCCATATCATCCTGCGCTAGCTCCACGACCCAATCAAAACTCCTAGTCCAATTATCATCACTCCAAGAACCGAACACAGCTATAGAAGCATCAGGTTGCAACGATTTTGCATACAATTGAGGGAATAAATTCATGAAACTCTCATGACCCAACCATCTCTTTTGCCAAACACGGATAAGATTGTCGGATCCTAATACATTGCACACGTTGGATTTGAACCAACCTCCGCTATCTTCACCTCTTATCCTTAAGATGTCGCGCCACCAAATGGATTGGGCTCTAACATTCTTGTTGACATCcagaagaaattttttagccATTGACCCATATCAATACACCAGTAACTTGCACCACAAAGTGTTATCTTCATTAAGCCCTCTCCACTTCCATTTGCATAGTAAAGCTTGATTGAACAAATCAAGATTCTTAATACCCAAACCTCCTTTATCTTTTGGGAGATATATAGTATCCCAACTAACCCAACACATCTTGTTGTTGTCCAAGCTCCTACCTCATAAAAACTTTCGTTGGATACTTGTTAATTCTTTTAAAACACAAGCAGGTGCtttagaaaaagagaaaaagtatAGCGGAAGACTAAATAAAACTGAATTGATGAAGGTAAATCTACCACCGATGGACAAGTTCCGACCGTTCCAACTACTAAGGCGTTTCttcaaattatttgttaaattgtctttaacaaaaaaagtcaaaataaacTTGTCTAGTTATAATATTAGGaaaatgaacactttgaaaGTTGTAAGTCACCGTAACTTTATGGGCAGGACTTCCATGTTCACATGATCATATAGTAATATAATTACactgatataatttttttactatttatgaaataattaaaaaaattaaataaaaaattaaattttatgagtgttatcaaaaaattatatttcgtTTTTTTCttacacaaaaaattatattggtTATGTGACCACTGACCATATAAATAATTTCCAATTTATATATTCACTGTGTCATGTGAtagttttttctattttaatattCAAAGCCAatactaataaacaaataaaagccAACTCATTATCACTGACATAAGATTTTATATACACATCTATAAGATTTTATATTGGTTATGTGACCATATAAATAACCATACTAAATTATTGGTTATGTGACTCACAACTTCACTTGAGGCTCTATATACACATCTATAAGATTTTATATCAAATTAGGAAGTAactatacacacacacacaagaaGAACAGTGGATCCAAAGACAGAAGAGATTCAAGAATGAAATTTCAATGGTTTTGGATATCTGCTGCCACTTTGTTTGCATGCTACATATTTGTTAACAAAGTTTTGAGGAATTTGAATGATTGGTATTATGATCTTAAATTCAGAAAAACACCAAATCCATTGCCACCTGGTGACATGGGATGGCCTTTAATTGGAAACCTCTGGCCCTTCTTCAAGTGTTTCTCATCTGGTCACCGTGAAACATTCATCAACAACATTGTTCTCAGGTATCTGTCTTTCATTTTCTAGCTCTTTTGTTTTCGTTGCCCTCACTTATAGACATATATTCAGGTCATTTCGtaatcgatgtgagacttcttaacagttAGTAATTAGTACATTTTCATTGAAAGTAATATAGGTATTGAAGAATGAATTTCTTAGAATCGGGAGTTAGGCTTAATTCAACTATATataatcggcttgtaaggtgaaaatTGTCTCTCCTTACAAACTTCTTACAAACTTATGTCCAGGCCAACTCTAGTTATAAATCCATGTGTAGGTcaactcacatccgatgtgagacttcttaatacACCCCCGTCCAACTCTATTGGGCTTGTGCGTGGATAAATGGTAGGTGATCCGATAGAAAAACCTGATAGTAGGTGATCCAATGGATTTTGGAAAGGctctgatatcatcttagaattgggagttggaCTTAACTCAACTTTACAAAACCGGCTCTTATACCAACCCAAATTCTATGAGAATTTAACATTTTTGAAAATGCATTATGGATGACAGATctattttcattatattttaaaatgcgcTCTCCTTAATTAGTCTTTCAccatgacatgacaaaatgaaTACTATTCTAAAAAAACATTCCAACCCTTGATGTTTTAGATATGGACGAACTGGTATCTACAAGACACATTTATATGGGAGTCCAAGCATTATTGTCACTGCACATGATATGTGCAAGAAAGTCCTAAATGATGAGGTGACCTTTAAGCTTGGTTATCCAAAAGCCGTCACTGTACTAGCATACAATAGGATACTAAGTAGCGAACATGGACGCCTTAAGCGACTAGTCACGGCTCCTATTGCCGGTCACAATGTATCAACAATGTATCTAGAGCGTATCGAAGATATTGTGATCAACAAGCTAGAAGAACTGTCTAGCATGAAACACCCTATTGAGTTCCTTCCTGAGATGAGGAAAGTTTCCTTTCAATTTGTCGTTCAAATTTTCATGGGATCTTGCGATCAAGGTACCGTGAATGAAATTGGTGATTTATTTCATGTTATGAGTAGTGCCTTGTTCTCTTTGATGCCCATAAATGCACCTGGTTTTCTTTTCAACAAAGCACTTAAGGTTAGTTACTTCTATTTCTCATTTTTCTCAGTAATGTCCTGGAAAATTGTGCTTTTTTGTCAAGCATTTTTTAGGAAATTTTCTCGGAAATGTAGTTGTTTTGCGAGGAAATTAAATTTGTCATAAATATTCGTAGGAAATTTAcaaatttcttgtagtgttatTCTTCTTTTTGAATTTGCTATTCTCACATTGCATGACTAATTTAGGCGCGCAAGAAGTTCGCCAAAATAGTTCAATCTATTATCGATGAAAGGAGAATGACAACAAAAAATGGACAAATTGGGGAAAAGAATGATTTATTAAACATTCTTTTGGAAATTAATGATGAAGAAGGTGAAAAATTGGAGGATAAGGACATTATTGACTTGCTTATATCGCTTCTATTTGGCGGTCACGATTCAACTGCAGCTGGTATGATGTTGACAATTCTGCATCTCACTAAACATCCACATTGTTTGAAGAAAGCCAAGGTAAATCACCTAACAACTAAGAATTTTCTCATCAGTCCCTATTTATAGATTGGTCTCTCTGTTTCTAAATTTATAGATTGGTGTCTATATGtttctaaattttttcataagtccctatttattttatacattGGTCTTTCAAAATTTCTCATCAGTCTCTACATGTTTCTTGGATTGTCAAAAATTGTTCTTGATGCTTTAGTATTCTTAAGAAAGTTTTGTAAACTTTACCAAAAACTGTGTTTATCTTGTAGGAAGAGCAAGAAGAAATCATGAAAGCAAGACCATCTTCGCAAAAACGATTAAGTATTgaggaaattaaaaaaatggtttatctTTCTCAGGTAAGCATAGGGATATAATCTATAGTATCATCTATATACTATGTATTATTACATTACCCTATATTA from Trifolium pratense cultivar HEN17-A07 linkage group LG5, ARS_RC_1.1, whole genome shotgun sequence encodes:
- the LOC123883548 gene encoding beta-amyrin 11-oxidase-like; its protein translation is MKFQWFWISAATLFACYIFVNKVLRNLNDWYYDLKFRKTPNPLPPGDMGWPLIGNLWPFFKCFSSGHRETFINNIVLRYGRTGIYKTHLYGSPSIIVTAHDMCKKVLNDEVTFKLGYPKAVTVLAYNRILSSEHGRLKRLVTAPIAGHNVSTMYLERIEDIVINKLEELSSMKHPIEFLPEMRKVSFQFVVQIFMGSCDQGTVNEIGDLFHVMSSALFSLMPINAPGFLFNKALKARKKFAKIVQSIIDERRMTTKNGQIGEKNDLLNILLEINDEEGEKLEDKDIIDLLISLLFGGHDSTAAGMMLTILHLTKHPHCLKKAKEEQEEIMKARPSSQKRLSIEEIKKMVYLSQVFDETLRHTSVFSLFREATTDVNINGYFIPKGWKVLVWLSAMHMTPEHHSNPEEYNPSRWDNYNPATGTFLPFGIGRRLCPGRDLTRYEMIIFLHYFILNYKLERINPECPMTALPYLMPVDNCLAKVIKLSDS